In one window of Verrucomicrobiia bacterium DNA:
- the trmD gene encoding tRNA (guanosine(37)-N1)-methyltransferase TrmD, protein MKIDVLTLFPGMFAGPLDESIVQRSRERGLLDLHVHQLRDWTHDRHRTVDDRPFGGGPGMVLKCEPVFEAVESLRGTGSRVVLMCPTGRRFDQAAARELAARPHLILLCPSYEGIDERIRELLVDDEFSVGDFVLTSGNLPAMMVIDAVTRLLPGALGDDASATDESFSRGELEYPHYTRPVEFRSRRVPEILLSGHHAAIERWRREQARQRTMQRRPDLLAAPALTGGHHHESDL, encoded by the coding sequence ATGAAGATCGACGTGCTCACCCTCTTCCCGGGCATGTTCGCCGGGCCGCTCGACGAAAGCATCGTCCAGCGCTCCCGCGAACGCGGTCTCCTCGATCTTCATGTCCATCAGTTGCGCGACTGGACCCACGACCGCCATCGCACCGTGGACGATCGCCCCTTCGGCGGCGGTCCCGGCATGGTGCTCAAGTGCGAACCTGTCTTCGAAGCCGTCGAAAGCCTCCGTGGCACCGGCTCCCGCGTCGTCCTGATGTGCCCGACCGGGCGCCGGTTCGATCAGGCCGCCGCCCGCGAACTCGCCGCCCGACCCCACCTCATCCTCCTCTGCCCAAGTTACGAGGGCATCGACGAGCGTATCCGCGAACTCCTTGTGGACGACGAATTCTCCGTCGGCGACTTCGTCCTCACCAGCGGCAACCTCCCGGCCATGATGGTCATCGACGCCGTAACCCGCCTCCTCCCCGGCGCCCTCGGCGATGATGCCTCCGCCACCGACGAATCCTTCAGCCGCGGCGAACTCGAATACCCCCACTACACGCGCCCGGTCGAATTCCGCAGCCGGCGCGTCCCGGAAATCCTTCTGTCCGGTCATCACGCCGCCATCGAACGGTGGCGCCGGGAACAGGCCCGTCAGCGAACCATGCAGCGCCGCCCCGACCTCCTCGCCGCCCCGGCGTTGACCGGGGGGCATCACCACGAAAGCGACTTATGA
- a CDS encoding KH domain-containing protein, protein MQDFLETVVRGMVQQPDAVRIEPVQGRGEIIYEVRVHPADMGRLVGRRGNTVNAIRTLLAVGAANKGMRCSLELIDEDEPGSEAQA, encoded by the coding sequence ATGCAGGACTTTCTCGAGACCGTCGTCCGCGGAATGGTCCAGCAGCCGGACGCCGTTCGCATCGAACCCGTCCAGGGCCGCGGCGAAATCATCTATGAAGTGCGCGTCCATCCCGCCGACATGGGCCGGTTGGTGGGCCGCCGGGGCAATACCGTCAACGCCATCCGCACCCTTCTGGCCGTCGGTGCCGCCAACAAGGGCATGCGCTGTTCTCTCGAACTCATCGACGAGGACGAGCCCGGCAGCGAGGCACAGGCCTGA
- a CDS encoding ribonuclease HII, which produces MAHGNPSSLLDFERDLLSRGIARAAGIDEVGRGPLAGPVAAAAVVLPPDWIRAGLPPELHGLTDSKRLAPARRERFAAFLLACPHVQQAVVFVEVGEIDRLNILRATQVAMRRAIAVLAPAPQHLLVDGLPVPDLPAPQTALVGGDARSASIAAASVLAKVARDRRMNDYDRTWPDYGFAEHKGYPTARHRAVLARLGPCPIHRRSFAPVRDHPVLPLAP; this is translated from the coding sequence ATGGCCCACGGCAACCCGTCGTCCCTGCTCGACTTCGAACGGGATCTCCTGTCCCGCGGCATCGCCCGCGCGGCAGGAATCGATGAAGTCGGGCGTGGTCCCCTCGCCGGACCGGTCGCCGCGGCCGCAGTCGTGCTTCCCCCCGACTGGATCCGCGCCGGTCTGCCGCCCGAACTCCATGGCCTGACCGATTCCAAACGCCTCGCCCCCGCCCGCCGCGAACGCTTCGCCGCCTTCCTCCTCGCCTGCCCCCACGTCCAGCAGGCCGTCGTCTTTGTCGAAGTCGGGGAAATCGACCGCCTCAATATCCTGCGGGCCACCCAGGTCGCCATGCGCCGGGCCATCGCCGTCCTTGCCCCCGCCCCCCAGCACCTGCTTGTGGACGGCCTACCCGTCCCCGATCTGCCGGCTCCCCAGACCGCCCTGGTCGGTGGCGACGCGCGCAGCGCCTCTATTGCCGCCGCCAGCGTCCTTGCCAAGGTGGCCCGCGACCGACGCATGAACGACTACGACCGAACCTGGCCCGACTACGGATTCGCCGAGCACAAAGGCTACCCCACCGCCCGCCATCGTGCCGTCCTCGCCCGTCTCGGCCCCTGCCCCATCCATCGCCGCTCGTTCGCCCCGGTCCGCGACCATCCCGTCCTCCCCCTTGCCCCATGA
- the rpsP gene encoding 30S ribosomal protein S16 produces MSVKIRLKRMGAKNAPAYRIVVADARFPRDGRFIEELGSYDPKRTGVNYTLDLERANYWLGVGAQPSETVASFIKQSKRAADAPVA; encoded by the coding sequence ATGTCAGTCAAGATTCGTCTCAAGCGAATGGGCGCCAAGAATGCGCCGGCCTACCGGATCGTGGTGGCCGACGCCCGTTTTCCCCGCGACGGCCGCTTCATCGAGGAGCTCGGCAGCTACGACCCCAAACGGACCGGCGTGAACTACACCCTCGACCTCGAACGTGCCAACTACTGGCTCGGCGTCGGGGCACAGCCTTCCGAAACGGTCGCAAGCTTCATCAAGCAGTCGAAGCGCGCCGCCGACGCCCCGGTCGCCTGA
- the rplS gene encoding 50S ribosomal protein L19, translating to MNQALLDKIESEFLKKEAPAFNIGDSVRVHTKVIEGEKERIQVFAGVVIGRRGHGINETFTVRRISYGEGVERVFPIHSPRIDKVEVERHGDVRRAKLTYLRGRVGKGATLVKEKTTSSQAA from the coding sequence ATGAACCAGGCATTGTTGGACAAGATCGAATCCGAATTCCTCAAGAAGGAAGCCCCGGCCTTCAACATCGGCGACTCCGTCCGTGTTCACACCAAGGTCATCGAAGGCGAAAAGGAACGAATCCAGGTCTTCGCCGGCGTCGTCATCGGCCGCCGCGGCCATGGCATCAACGAAACCTTTACCGTCCGCCGCATCAGCTACGGCGAAGGCGTCGAGCGCGTCTTCCCCATCCACTCCCCGCGCATCGACAAGGTCGAGGTGGAGCGCCATGGCGATGTCCGCCGCGCCAAACTCACCTACCTCCGCGGTCGCGTCGGCAAAGGCGCCACCCTGGTGAAGGAGAAGACCACCTCCTCCCAGGCCGCCTGA
- a CDS encoding YraN family protein, with protein sequence MTLASRLRSWLAAVGLRKPQARHLQRGHLGEQAARAHLQATGLTFLTANFQSRRGEIDLIFRDQDCLVFVEVKTRSSEVWSRPAAAVNARKRRALSRTALDYLRRLAEPRVKIRFDVVEVLLSANQVRDIRHLPGMFTLSPPLRHG encoded by the coding sequence ATGACCCTCGCGTCCCGACTGCGCTCCTGGCTCGCGGCGGTCGGCCTCCGCAAGCCGCAGGCCCGGCATCTCCAACGCGGACATCTCGGAGAACAGGCCGCCCGCGCCCACCTTCAGGCCACCGGCCTCACTTTCCTCACCGCCAACTTCCAGTCCCGTCGTGGCGAAATCGACCTGATCTTTCGCGATCAGGACTGCCTGGTGTTCGTCGAGGTCAAAACCCGTTCCAGCGAGGTCTGGTCCCGCCCCGCCGCCGCCGTCAATGCCCGCAAACGACGTGCCCTGTCCCGCACCGCCCTCGACTACCTCAGGCGCCTCGCCGAACCCCGTGTGAAAATCCGCTTCGATGTCGTCGAGGTCCTCCTCTCCGCAAACCAGGTCCGCGACATTCGACATCTCCCGGGCATGTTCACCCTCTCCCCTCCCCTGCGGCACGGCTGA
- a CDS encoding FAD-dependent oxidoreductase — translation MAKSASIRGGAGWSRRRFLAQSGAAAVLSPGVVSGGAVRARATAGASEARRRFGRELTGDVVICGGGLGGVAAALAACRNGLRVVLTEETDWLGGQLTSQGVPPDEHRWIEEFGATRTYRALREGIREYYRRHYPLTEAARGRWNLNPGNGAVSRLCHEPRVALAVIEGMLAVYAAGGRLTMLREHRPVGAEVDGDRVRAVRVRSDRTGMDRVLRAPWFVDATELGDLLPLTGTEWVTGAEGRAATGELHAPERKDPGNQQAFTVCFAIDHVAGQDHTIERPREYGFWREYVPSLTPPWPGRLLSWEYTHPRTLEPRRLGFSPVQDQDGPGLNLWVYRRIAAAANFLPGSYDGDISLINWPQNDYLLGNLVGVTPEAYAHHVERGRQLSLSLLYWMQTEAPRLDGGTGWPGLRLRGDLLGTEDGMAKAPYVREARRIRAVTTILEQHCGTQARAEALGRKESEVTSEVYFDSVGIGQYPIDLHPTSAGDNYIDFDALPFHVPLGALLPVRMENLLPAAKNIGTTHVTNGAYRLHPVEWNIGESVGSLVAFAMRKGEPARAVREKAPLLAEFQTWIRSQGIETHWPKGPW, via the coding sequence ATGGCGAAGTCGGCATCAATCCGAGGGGGCGCCGGGTGGAGTCGGCGCCGGTTTCTGGCGCAGAGCGGGGCGGCGGCAGTGCTGTCACCAGGAGTGGTGTCCGGAGGGGCGGTTCGGGCGCGGGCGACGGCGGGTGCGTCGGAGGCGCGGCGGAGATTCGGACGGGAGTTGACGGGGGATGTGGTGATCTGCGGAGGCGGGCTGGGCGGGGTGGCGGCGGCGCTGGCGGCGTGCCGGAACGGGCTGCGGGTGGTGTTGACGGAGGAGACGGACTGGCTGGGGGGACAGTTGACATCGCAGGGGGTGCCGCCGGACGAGCATCGGTGGATCGAGGAATTCGGGGCGACGCGGACGTACCGGGCGTTGCGGGAGGGGATCCGGGAGTACTACCGGCGTCATTACCCGCTGACGGAGGCGGCGCGGGGGCGGTGGAACCTGAATCCGGGCAACGGAGCGGTGTCGCGGTTGTGTCATGAGCCGCGGGTGGCCCTGGCGGTGATCGAAGGGATGCTGGCGGTGTACGCCGCGGGGGGGCGGTTGACGATGCTGCGTGAACACCGGCCGGTGGGGGCGGAGGTGGATGGCGACCGGGTCCGGGCGGTTCGGGTGCGGAGCGATCGGACGGGCATGGACCGGGTGTTGCGGGCGCCGTGGTTCGTGGACGCGACGGAGTTGGGGGATCTGTTGCCGTTGACGGGAACGGAATGGGTGACGGGGGCGGAGGGACGTGCGGCGACGGGGGAGTTGCACGCGCCGGAACGGAAGGATCCGGGGAACCAGCAGGCGTTCACGGTGTGCTTTGCGATCGATCATGTGGCGGGACAGGACCACACCATCGAGCGTCCGAGGGAGTACGGATTCTGGCGCGAGTATGTGCCGTCGCTGACGCCCCCGTGGCCGGGCCGGTTGCTGTCGTGGGAGTACACGCATCCGAGGACGCTGGAGCCGCGGCGGTTGGGGTTCAGTCCGGTACAGGATCAGGACGGGCCGGGGCTGAACCTGTGGGTGTATCGGCGGATCGCGGCGGCGGCCAATTTCCTGCCGGGGAGCTACGACGGGGATATCTCGCTGATCAACTGGCCGCAGAACGATTATCTGCTGGGGAACCTGGTGGGGGTGACGCCGGAGGCGTATGCGCATCATGTGGAGAGGGGGAGGCAGTTGAGTTTGTCGCTGCTGTACTGGATGCAGACGGAGGCGCCGCGGCTGGATGGGGGGACGGGGTGGCCGGGGTTGCGGTTGCGGGGGGATCTCCTGGGGACGGAGGACGGGATGGCGAAGGCGCCCTACGTGCGGGAGGCGCGGCGGATCCGGGCGGTGACGACGATTCTCGAACAGCATTGCGGAACGCAGGCACGGGCCGAGGCGCTGGGCCGGAAGGAGTCGGAGGTGACGAGCGAGGTCTATTTCGATTCGGTGGGGATCGGGCAGTACCCGATCGATCTGCACCCGACTTCGGCGGGGGACAATTACATCGACTTCGATGCGCTGCCGTTTCATGTGCCGCTGGGAGCGCTGCTGCCGGTGCGGATGGAGAACCTGTTGCCGGCGGCGAAGAACATCGGGACCACGCACGTGACCAACGGGGCGTACCGGTTGCATCCGGTGGAATGGAACATCGGGGAATCGGTGGGGTCGCTGGTGGCGTTCGCGATGCGGAAGGGGGAACCGGCGCGGGCGGTGCGTGAGAAGGCGCCGCTGCTGGCGGAGTTTCAGACATGGATCCGGAGCCAGGGCATCGAAACGCACTGGCCGAAGGGGCCGTGGTGA